GCCGCGACCGGGACCTTGGAGCCGCTGTCGGAGGGCGTGAGCACCAGCGAGCCGGCTTCGCCCTTGGTCAGGTCCTTGAGGTCCACCGCCGTGGTCATCCCGCTCTTGAGGTGCAGGGTCTCCACTCCGGCGGGGGTGATCATCCCGGTCGGGGTGGCCAGTTGCACCTTCAGGTCGGCGTCGGACTCACCGGGGGCGAGGGCGACCAGCCGGACGGAGGTGGCGTCCTTGGGGACACCGGGCAGCACCACGCTCGGCGACGGGTCGGCGGCGGGCGGCAGCCAGTCGCTGCCGAGCTTGCTGTCGCTCGCCTGGACCGCGGCGCCGACCCGGCCCTCGCGGGCGACGACATGCAGGGTCGCATTGGTGGTGGGGGTGTCGGTGAGGGTGGAGAGCAGCACGGGGACCGTGGTGTGCGGCGGGACGGAGATGTCCTCGCCGGCCGAGCCCGCCAACGCCCCGTCCTTGCCGCGCAGTTCGAGGTCGACGACGGCCGGGGTCGAGTCGGGGTTGGTGAGGTGGACGTAGTCCTGGCGGTCGGTGGCGGTGCTGACGCCGGGGAACCAGAACGTGGTGTCGGGGGCGGTGCAGCCCAGGCCCAGGAGGCCGCGGCCGGAGCCCGCGGCGACCGAGGTGGTCTGCTGGACGGTCCAGCCGGGGGCGAGGGCGCCGTCCGCCGTGCCCACGAGGGCGGGGGCGTCGGCGCTGTCGGTGGTCGTGGTGACCGGCCGCCCGGCCTGCCGGAGGGGCACGACGGGCTTGGTGTCGCGGGGCGGGACGGCCTGTCCGGCGGCGGAGTCCGCCGCGCCCTCGCCTCCCTTGGCGCCCTTCTTGCCCTTGCCCTTGTCCTTGCCGCCGCCCGTGCCGCCGGTGTCCTTGACGGTCCCGGCGGGCAGCAGCTGGGCGGTGCTCTTCTTGCCGTCCGCGCCGGCGGCGGCTTTCTGGGGGGCGAAGGCGGTGTAGGCGGTCTCGCCGACCTCGGAGGAGGTCGGGGCGGGGCACAGCAGCGCGGAGCGCTGGACCGGCAGCCGGGTGCCGCCGCGGGGTGCCTCGGGGGCGCCGCCGTCCGGCGTGGCCACGGCGGCGACGCCGGTGACGGCGGCCAGCGCCACGCTCACGCCGATCAGGGACATCATGGTGCGCTTCACTGCTGGTCGCTCCCGTCACGGCGCGGCTCCGGGTAGGAGCCGGAGTACCCCGGGTACTCGGTGCCGTCGTCGTAGGGCTGCTGGTGCTGCGGCCCGCCGTCGCCGTACTGCTGCTGCCCGTACCCGTACGGGTCGTAGGCGCCCGCCTGGTAGGGGTCCGCGGCGTACGGGCCCGCCGCCTGGTAGGGGTCGCCCGGCGGATAGGGCGGCGGGCCGTACGGCCCGGCCTGGTAGGGGCCGCCGGGGGCGTAGGGCTGCTGTTCGCCGGGGTGGCCCGGCACACCGGGCTCGCCCTGCCGGGCCGCCTGCCAGGCGTCGTACTCCTGCTGCTGCGGCACGGCGCCGTACGGGTCGGCGTCCCCCATGGGGCCGGCGGGCATGCCGTCCGCGTCCTGGGCGGGGACCACCGCGGCCATCGGGCCGGCAGGGGCCATCGGGTCAACAGGGGCCGTCGGGTCGGCGGCCGGGCCCTGCGGCTGCTCCCCCGTCCGGGCCGCGGGGATGCCGGGACCGGCCCCCTCGGGGGCGCCCGCGGCCTCGGCCTGGGCCCGCAGGCGCCGGGCCCGGCGGCCGTCGCCGGTCGCCGCGGCGGCCTGGGCGGCGGCCGTGTCCTCGGGCAGGTCGTCGTCGATCTCCCGGCGGCGGCCCGGCAGCGCCAGGACCACCAGGACGACGGCGAGCAGGCCCTGCGCCCACAGCCAGAGGGTGTGGCCGAGCGGGTTCTCGTGGGTGAGGTCGAGGGTGCCGCCGCCCGCGGGGAGCGTGAAGCCCTGGGCCCAGCCGTCGACGGTCCGCGGCTTGAGCGGGGTGCCGTTGAGCGTGGCCTGCCAGCCCTCGTCGGCGGCGTCCGCGAGGCGCAGCACCCGGCCGTCGGCACCGGCGGGCACCTTGGTGTGCGCCTCGACGGGTCCGGACGGTACGGGGACGGGCGCGGCGGCCTCGCCGGCGCTGGTGCCGTCCTTGGCCTCGCCCGCGACGATCGAGAGCCGCGAGACCCGGCGGTCGACGCGCCACAGGGCGCTGCCGTCGTCCTGGCTGAGCCGGGTCAGCCCCGGGGTGGAGTCCAGCACCCGGCCCATCTCGCGCGGTGCCCCGCCCCTGACCAGGACGTAGCGGACCGCGTAGCCGCCGAGCTGGTTGGTCTGGTCGGCGCCGGAGCCGGCCACCAGGTGGGCGACGATGCCGCCGAGCCGCTTGTCCTCGCCCGCCGCTGCGGCCAGGTCGGCGTCACCGAGCTCGGCTCCGGAGCCGCGGACGAGGGAGTAGTCGACATGGCCCGGCGTGCCGTCGAGGACCAGGGTGCGGGCCCGGTCGGAGGTGCCGGCCTCCTCGGCGACGAAGGCCGGGACCTGCTCCGGGTTGCGCCGCTCCAGCGGACCGGCGGCACCGGTGATCATCCAGCTGACCGCGGCGTAGAGCGGGGCGAGCACCGACGCCAGCGCGATCAGCACCGCGACCGGCTGCTTCCAGCCGAAGCCGAGGCTGGCCATCCGGGTGCGGATGCCCTCGGCGCCGATCGCGGCGGCGCACAGCAGCGCCAGCCCATAGACGAGCATCGCGGGCCCGGTCCAGCCGGAGCCGTTGCCCAGCGCCGCGAACAGCAGGCCGGCCAGGGCCACCGCCCAGGCGATGCGGATCGCGCGCTGCCGCTCGTCGCGCAGGGTCGCGGCGAGCGCGGCCGCCACGATGCCGAAGAGCAGCACCCCGCCGACGGCCTTGGGGCCGCCGGGGCTGAGCCCGATGAGGTCGAGCACGGAGGCGGAGCCTGCGCCGTAGCCGAGCCCGGCCTCCTGGAAGAAGCGGGACGGCTGGGTCAGCAGCGACAGGGACCAGGGGGCGAGCACGACGAGCGGCGCGAGGAGCACGACCAGGAACCGCAGCCCGTGGGCGCCCAGCTGGTCGCGGTGGCCACCGGCGAAGCGCAGCACCAGCAGGCCGGTGCCGAGCAGCACCGCGATCGGCCAGACGACCGGGGTGAAGGCCATGGTGAAGGTGATCAGCAGCGCATATGCCCAGGTGGCGCGCCAGCTGGGCCGGCTGCCCGCGGGCAGCCGCAGTCCGCTCGCCGCGACGGCGGCGCGCGCCATCAGCGGCAGCAGGACGGCGAGCACCGCGGTGCCCAGCCGGCCGCCGGCCAGCGCGCCGGCGGCCGCGGGCAGGAAGGCGTACGCGATGCTCGCCCAGGCCCGCAGCAGTCGGGAGGCGACCAGCGGGCGGGAGGCGAAGTAGGCGGTGAGGCCGGCCAGCGGGACGCAACAGACCAGCATCAGGGTGACGGTGAAGCCGGTGCTGCCGAGGAAGATGCTCGACAGCAGGGCGACGACGGCCAGGTAGGGCGGCGCGGAGGCGCTGCCGCCGACCCCGACGGCGTGCCAGCTGTCGAGGTAGGCCGACCAGAGATCAAAGACGCTGCCGGGCGCGGGCAGCATCGCCCCGCCGGTCAGCGCGCCGGAGCCGAGCAGGCCGCGGCAGGCGACCAGCGAGACCAGCAGCAGGACGAGGAAGAGCACCGGTGCGGGCTTGCGGGCGATCCGCTTGAGCCGGGCGAACTGCTCGACCTCCAGGAAGTCGGCGTCGTCGCCGCCGGGCCCGGACTCGACCGCGCCGTGCCGGCCGGCCGAGGCCACATCCGGTGCGGCCCGCCCGGCGAGGTTGCCGGCGACCTGTTCGACGGTGGCCCGCACGGTCGCGCCGGGGGGCGGGAAGAGCGGCCGCAGTTCGCCGGTGTCGACCGCGGGGCGGCCTCTCTTCTTCCGTGCGGCGAGGATCTTGCCGGGTCGCAGCAGAGTGCCGAAGAGTCCGGCGAGTTCGTCGAGCGCCTGGCCCGGGACCTTGCCGACGAGGTAGGCGATGACCCGCAGGAAGGTGCCGATCAGCAGCCGCAGCAGGACGTACGGGAGGATCGCGCCGCGGGTGTTGGTGAGCAGGGTGTAGACGGCGCCGGCCTTGTCGACGCGGTGCGGGTTGGCCACGCTCCGGCCGACGCAGTCGATGGGGCGGCGCTCGCGGGCGGCGGCCTCGGCGTGCCGCAGGATCGCGTCCGGTGCGACCAGGACCTGGTGTCCCGCGGCCTGGGCGCGCCAGCACAGGTCGACGTCGTCGCGCATCAGCGGCAGCCGGCGGTCGAAGCCGCCCAACTCCTCGTAGACGTCACGGCGGATGAGCATGCCGGCGGTGGAGACGGACAGCACGGGGCGCACCTGGTCGTGCTGGCCCTGGTCCTGTTCGCGGCGGTCCAGGCCGGTCCAACGGCGACCGCTGCGGGCGATGCTGACGCCGGCTTCGAGCAGCTGCCGGCGGTCGTACCAGCTGCGCAGCTTGGGGCCGACGATCACGGTGGAGGGGCTGGCGTCGGCGACCCGCAGCAGCTCGGCGAGCGCGTCCGGCTCGGGCGCGCAGTCGTCGTGCAGCAGCCACAGCCACTGGACCGGTTCGCCGTGCGGCAGCTCCGGCATGTCGTAGGCCTCGTCGCGCCAGGTGCGGCTGACCGGGTCCCAGCCGCTGGGGCGGCGCAGGTACGGCAGGTCGTCGGGGGTGAGTTCGGGGGCCGTGCGGACGGCTTCGTCGACGGCGGTGCCGAATCCGGAGCGGCGGGCGAGGTGCAGCACCCGCTGGTCCCCGATGGCCTCGGCGAGCAGCTGGGCGGAGCGGTCCGCGCTGCCGGTGTCGGCGCCGATGACGTTCTGCACCGGGCGCTCCTGGCCGAGCAGACCGGTGAGCGCGTCGGGCAGCCAGCGGGCACCGTCATGGGAGACGATCACGGCGGTGACGACGTGCCTCGGGAACTCTGGGGTGGCGGCTGCGTATGAGGCGGCCTGGGCCGCCGGCTGGCTGTGCACGGACATCGAGGTACGGGCCCTCCGGACCCGGGAGTTCGAAGGCCCGCGGCGAAGTCGCGCTAAGGCCCCGCCCCCGGAAGACACTGCGACGGACTACGAGGCGACGCGCGCGCCCGGCAGGGCGGCGGCGCATCTCGGACGGGGCCCCACACTAATGGTTCGCGCCGGTCCCCCGACCGGGCCCGTACGAAGCAGCACACAGCAGTCCGCCTCCGGCGCACGAGTCGCAGGAGGCGGAGTGTTCGCTATAGGGGGATATGGGGAGTTGAGGTGGTACGGCGGCGTGGTCCGTGAGGCCCCGCCCGTCCGGTCCGGCCGGCTGCGCTGTCATCGTCAGACGGCGGCCTTCTTCAGCCGGCGCCGCTCGCGCTCGGACAGGCCGCCCCAAATGCCGAAGCGCTCGTCATTGGCGAGCGCGTACTCCAGGCATTCGGACCGGACTTCGCAGGCGAGACAGACCTTCTTGGCCTCGCGGGTGGAGCCACCCTTCTCCGGGAAGAAGGACTCGGGGTCGGTCTGGGCGCACAGTGCGCGCTCCTGCCAGCCGAGCTCCTCATCCGCCTCCTCGACCAGCAATTCCTGGAACAGCTCGGTCATGTGCGCCCCTCGTCTGTCTTTACGTCCCCGTGATCAAGCCGTGATCGATTTCGGCTGAACGACACGAGTG
This portion of the Streptomyces sp. 2114.4 genome encodes:
- a CDS encoding DUF5719 family protein; protein product: MKRTMMSLIGVSVALAAVTGVAAVATPDGGAPEAPRGGTRLPVQRSALLCPAPTSSEVGETAYTAFAPQKAAAGADGKKSTAQLLPAGTVKDTGGTGGGKDKGKGKKGAKGGEGAADSAAGQAVPPRDTKPVVPLRQAGRPVTTTTDSADAPALVGTADGALAPGWTVQQTTSVAAGSGRGLLGLGCTAPDTTFWFPGVSTATDRQDYVHLTNPDSTPAVVDLELRGKDGALAGSAGEDISVPPHTTVPVLLSTLTDTPTTNATLHVVAREGRVGAAVQASDSKLGSDWLPPAADPSPSVVLPGVPKDATSVRLVALAPGESDADLKVQLATPTGMITPAGVETLHLKSGMTTAVDLKDLTKGEAGSLVLTPSDSGSKVPVAAALRVTRGKGAKQEMAFIPATRPVEKRATAVDNRGKDATLSLVAPEKGKDAKVKVTASAGSGGGSPVTKTYTVKGGTSLDAVPPRPTGLKGSYALTVEPEPGSGPVYASRMLARPQGGVPAFTVQPMPDDRSSVLVPTAGQDLSVLTD
- a CDS encoding glycosyltransferase family 2 protein, whose translation is MSVHSQPAAQAASYAAATPEFPRHVVTAVIVSHDGARWLPDALTGLLGQERPVQNVIGADTGSADRSAQLLAEAIGDQRVLHLARRSGFGTAVDEAVRTAPELTPDDLPYLRRPSGWDPVSRTWRDEAYDMPELPHGEPVQWLWLLHDDCAPEPDALAELLRVADASPSTVIVGPKLRSWYDRRQLLEAGVSIARSGRRWTGLDRREQDQGQHDQVRPVLSVSTAGMLIRRDVYEELGGFDRRLPLMRDDVDLCWRAQAAGHQVLVAPDAILRHAEAAARERRPIDCVGRSVANPHRVDKAGAVYTLLTNTRGAILPYVLLRLLIGTFLRVIAYLVGKVPGQALDELAGLFGTLLRPGKILAARKKRGRPAVDTGELRPLFPPPGATVRATVEQVAGNLAGRAAPDVASAGRHGAVESGPGGDDADFLEVEQFARLKRIARKPAPVLFLVLLLVSLVACRGLLGSGALTGGAMLPAPGSVFDLWSAYLDSWHAVGVGGSASAPPYLAVVALLSSIFLGSTGFTVTLMLVCCVPLAGLTAYFASRPLVASRLLRAWASIAYAFLPAAAGALAGGRLGTAVLAVLLPLMARAAVAASGLRLPAGSRPSWRATWAYALLITFTMAFTPVVWPIAVLLGTGLLVLRFAGGHRDQLGAHGLRFLVVLLAPLVVLAPWSLSLLTQPSRFFQEAGLGYGAGSASVLDLIGLSPGGPKAVGGVLLFGIVAAALAATLRDERQRAIRIAWAVALAGLLFAALGNGSGWTGPAMLVYGLALLCAAAIGAEGIRTRMASLGFGWKQPVAVLIALASVLAPLYAAVSWMITGAAGPLERRNPEQVPAFVAEEAGTSDRARTLVLDGTPGHVDYSLVRGSGAELGDADLAAAAGEDKRLGGIVAHLVAGSGADQTNQLGGYAVRYVLVRGGAPREMGRVLDSTPGLTRLSQDDGSALWRVDRRVSRLSIVAGEAKDGTSAGEAAAPVPVPSGPVEAHTKVPAGADGRVLRLADAADEGWQATLNGTPLKPRTVDGWAQGFTLPAGGGTLDLTHENPLGHTLWLWAQGLLAVVLVVLALPGRRREIDDDLPEDTAAAQAAAATGDGRRARRLRAQAEAAGAPEGAGPGIPAARTGEQPQGPAADPTAPVDPMAPAGPMAAVVPAQDADGMPAGPMGDADPYGAVPQQQEYDAWQAARQGEPGVPGHPGEQQPYAPGGPYQAGPYGPPPYPPGDPYQAAGPYAADPYQAGAYDPYGYGQQQYGDGGPQHQQPYDDGTEYPGYSGSYPEPRRDGSDQQ
- a CDS encoding WhiB family transcriptional regulator, with the protein product MTELFQELLVEEADEELGWQERALCAQTDPESFFPEKGGSTREAKKVCLACEVRSECLEYALANDERFGIWGGLSERERRRLKKAAV